The Christensenella timonensis DNA segment ATCGAACGCGGTCTGCGGCCTGATCCGGCAATGCGAACCCAGGCTGTCTCTTGTGTTTTGCAATACCAAACGCAAGGTGAAGGAACTGCAAAAAGAGCTGCATGGCCGCGGGCTGGCTTCTGCGTGCCTGCACGGCGATATGCGGCAAAAAGAGCGCGATACGATCATGAATACGTTCCGCAAGGGAAAAACGAAGGTGTTGATCGCTACGGACGTCGCTGCGCGGGGCATCGATATCAACAACATAGACCTTGTGATCAACTACGACGTGCCGGACAAGCCGGATTATTATGTGCACCGTATCGGCAGGACGGGCCGCGCAGGCAAAGACGGACGGGCATATACGCTCATTACACCGCGCGAACATGGGAAGATCAGGGATTTAGAGCGTAAGCTGCACATTAAGCTCAGGCAGGAGAGTAGGGAACCGGACGCACAGGTGGTGTCATAAATAAAGCAGGAGAAAAAAGGCGGCAAGCATTGCCGTCTTTTTATATGCCCGTTGATCATTGAACCAATCCCCGACAACAAAAGCAAGATAATTTACGTAAAAATACGATATATACGGTTTTTTACGAAAAAAGCGCTCTTTTTCATTGACTGCCAAAAATGATATTGATACAATTTACGCAACTTAAAGATGCCGGGGGAACATAAAGGTGACAATCAAACAAATTGCGGAGCTGGCGGGCGTTTCTATTGCGACGGTTTCACATGTAATTAACAAGACACGCTATGTAAGTCCTGATTTGGCGCGCAGGGTTGAGCAAGTTATCCTTGAGACCGGTTATGTGGAAAAAATAAAAACAAAGGGAAAAAACAGCAATTTCAGGATTGGCAAAAAGTCTGAGGTGGCTTTTGTCGTACCCAACATCAGCAGCATTGTTTATTCACAGCTCAGCATGGCGCTTACCGAGTATTTGCGCGAGGAAGGGTATATGCTGGCGACTTATATTACAAAGGACGACCCCGCATGGGAAAAACACATTCTTACGTGCCTGATGTCCAGTAAAGGGACGGCGGGGGTCTTTTTGACGCCTGCCAGCGATAAGGCGAAAATTTACGAAAAACTTTTACGTTCGGAAATTCCTGTTTTATGTTTGGAACGAATGGCGCTTGGTGTGGCGATGGACAGTATTCTTGCGGAAAATGCGGAAGCGACCTATCGAGGAACGCGGCACCTGATTCGCAGCGGCCATGAGCGCATTGGTATTCTGCTTGAAGAACACGGGCTTTCTACGAGCAGAGAAAGACTTGCCGGTTACAAAAGGGCGCTGTGCGAATATGATATTCCTTACGATAAGACGCTCACTCAAAATATTGATCTTTACAGCGCGAACAGGAAAAATATCTTTCAAGGCCAGAAGTGGAAAGATATCCCCTCTGCGTTTATCGCGGGTGGAAATATGCTGACGTTAAAGCTGCTGCAGGATATTGATGAAATTGGGCTGGAATGCCCAAAGGATATTTCGGTGGTGGGATTTGGCGACGATGAATGGAGCAGCGTCACCAATCCCGCGCTTACGACGCTTACACAGGATGTACGCGAGATGGCGAGGTGCGCCGTAAAAACAATGATGGACAAAATTGACAAAAAACCGGTGGAAGAACCTGTGAAGCGCGTACATGTCGATATTACCGTGCGTAAATCAACGCGCGTGATCAACCGTGGCCCGTTCGGAGAGATCGCGGTGCCGCCGGAAGATATCATGCTTAGCCGGTGGGAAGCGGAGCAGATCGAGGTGGGAAATTATAAAGTTGCGATTTCGTTTCACTATACCGGCACGGAATGGACACGGCTGCATGAGCTTGCCATTCGCGATACGCTCGGCAAATACGGCGTACAGGTGATTTCCGTGATGGACGCAAACTTCGACCCGACGCTGCAGGTCACGCAGTTAGAAGCGATCCGTATGCAAAGGCCGGACGCCATTATCGGCGTACCTGCGGATGAAAATATTACCGCTGGAAAATTTAAGGATCTTTCAAAAACAACCAAGCTCGTACTGATCGGAAATGTGCCGCAGGGGCTCAACGCGGACGATTACTATAGCTGTGTTTCCGTAAACGAGCGCGAAAACGGACAAAACGCCGGAAAAATATTGGGCGAATACCTAAAGGGAAAAGGGAACGTTAAGGTGGGAATGCTCAATCACGGACTTCCCTTTCACATGACCAAGCAGCGCGACGCGGCGGCGGAGCAGGTACTGGTGGAAAACTATCCAGATATCGATATTGTCGATCAATTGAGCTTTTATAAGATCCCAAATGCGTATAGCGC contains these protein-coding regions:
- a CDS encoding LacI family DNA-binding transcriptional regulator, producing the protein MTIKQIAELAGVSIATVSHVINKTRYVSPDLARRVEQVILETGYVEKIKTKGKNSNFRIGKKSEVAFVVPNISSIVYSQLSMALTEYLREEGYMLATYITKDDPAWEKHILTCLMSSKGTAGVFLTPASDKAKIYEKLLRSEIPVLCLERMALGVAMDSILAENAEATYRGTRHLIRSGHERIGILLEEHGLSTSRERLAGYKRALCEYDIPYDKTLTQNIDLYSANRKNIFQGQKWKDIPSAFIAGGNMLTLKLLQDIDEIGLECPKDISVVGFGDDEWSSVTNPALTTLTQDVREMARCAVKTMMDKIDKKPVEEPVKRVHVDITVRKSTRVINRGPFGEIAVPPEDIMLSRWEAEQIEVGNYKVAISFHYTGTEWTRLHELAIRDTLGKYGVQVISVMDANFDPTLQVTQLEAIRMQRPDAIIGVPADENITAGKFKDLSKTTKLVLIGNVPQGLNADDYYSCVSVNERENGQNAGKILGEYLKGKGNVKVGMLNHGLPFHMTKQRDAAAEQVLVENYPDIDIVDQLSFYKIPNAYSACREMMEAHPEIRGLYVSWERPALEAIRALKDIGRTDVSVVTVDLDQQIAEYMQKGEIVRGVSAQRPYEQGEAAALAVIHALLGKKRYKFVGVQPVVVLPNELARSWHDILHMPAPDFLKR